From Vigna unguiculata cultivar IT97K-499-35 chromosome 5, ASM411807v1, whole genome shotgun sequence, the proteins below share one genomic window:
- the LOC114185269 gene encoding F-box/kelch-repeat protein At3g24760, which translates to MTEITNLSSDLVELILSLLPIPNLIRVSTVCKLWHSIISSPSFSTLSNHSNHPWFFLHGIHNISSKNNQTFAFDPSSNTWFLLPTPQHHHPHQPNTSFIGTNSFFFITAPNFLYTPILHPSWHLAPPLHFPRINPLMGVFHDAKATNFNHPNFIVVGGVKFIGNLVDIEDRLDVEIYDPLLGNWDLGPPLPPDFRSGNSSSSLSSALFEGKFYVFGIYSCFVSSFDLHHRVWSEVHTLRPHGAVFSFLVACREMLVLAGVCNFPHGSSSFVLWKVDERTMRLTQIDVMPHDLLCSLFDGDEDDKFASLKCVGLGDLIYVYNEDYHRMYPACVCEIDAESGRCVWRKVPPLPSLMNRFHKVSSFCSTVSLHSVLRELPGPALQF; encoded by the coding sequence ATGACAGAGATCACAAACCTAAGTTCCGACCTCGTAGAGCTGATCCTGTCCCTGCTCCCAATCCCCAACCTCATCAGAGTCTCAACAGTGTGCAAGCTATGGCACTCCATCATCTCCTCTCCTTCTTTCTCCACTCTCTCCAATCATTCCAACCACCCATGGTTCTTCCTCCATGGCATCCATAACATCTCCTCCAAGAACAACCAGACCTTTGCCTTTGACCCTTCCTCCAACACCTGGTTCCTCCTCCCCACACCCCAACACCACCATCCACACCAACCCAACACCTCCTTCATCGGCACCAACTCCTTCTTCTTCATCACCGCCCCCAACTTCCTCTACACCCCTATCCTCCACCCCTCCTGGCACCTCGCCCCGCCCCTCCACTTCCCCAGGATCAATCCTCTCATGGGTGTCTTCCACGATGCTAAAGCTACCAACTTTAATCACCCCAACTTCATTGTCGTTGGTGGGGTCAAGTTCATCGGGAACCTTGTTGACATAGAGGACCGTTTGGATGTGGAGATTTATGACCCTCTTCTGGGGAATTGGGACCTTGGGCCTCCTCTCCCTCCTGATTTCAGATCAGGAAACTCCTCCTCTTCCCTATCCTCTGCCCTCTTCGAAGGGAAATTTTATGTCTTTGGGATATACTCTTGCTTTGTTTCCTCTTTTGACTTGCATCATAGGGTTTGGAGTGAGGTTCACACCCTTAGGCCTCATGGGGCTGTGTTCTCCTTCTTGGTCGCTTGCAGGGAGATGCTGGTGCTTGCTGGGGTCTGCAATTTCCCCCATGGATCTTCTTCCTTTGTGCTGTGGAAGGTTGATGAGAGGACCATGAGGCTCACCCAGATTGATGTCATGCCACATGATTTGCTCTGTAGCTTGTTTGATGGTGATGAGGATGATAAATTTGCAAGCTTGAAGTGTGTTGGGTTGGGGGATCTTATATATGTTTACAATGAGGATTATCATAGGATGTACCCTGCTTGTGTGTGTGAGATTGATGCGGAGAGTGGGAGGTGTGTGTGGAGGAAAGTGCCACCGTTGCCATCACTGATGAACAGGTTTCACAAAGTTAGTAGCTTTTGTTCCACAGTTTCGCTGCATAGTGTTCTGCGTGAACTTCCAGGCCCTGCTCTTCAATTCTAG